One Nitrospirota bacterium DNA segment encodes these proteins:
- a CDS encoding NAD+ synthase, giving the protein MKSLRIALAQINPTVGDLGGNVAKILAYIKLAQKSGAEIVAFPELAVTGYPPEDLLLKTQFIDDNLDALKLIQKNVGEITAIVGFVDRKDDIYNAAAVISNKKLIDVYHKMYLPNYGVFDEYRYFQAGTRIPVYQIGDTCIGINICEDIWYPEGPARVQALAGAEVIININASPYHIGKGKFREDMLSTRASDNIVILAYLNTVGGQDELVFDGQSMILDQSGAVIARGKQYEEDLIIMDLDLEGIMMSRLHNPRRRQEVIKLDTHAYEKIALLPKKRPGGRRAKIRPRLPAPYRPAMEPSEEIYRALILGTSDYVNKNGFTGVVIGLSGGIDSALVASVATDALGRENVMGLFMPSPYTSQESREDVYALCSNLGIKVMEMPIDTILQDYLTSLHTHFSENPGDVTEENLQARIRGNILMAFSNRFGWLVLTTGNKSEMSVGYATLYGDMAGGFAVIKDVPKTMVYELCRWKNSHAGETVIPERIFSKEPSAELRPGQKDTDTLPPYAVLDPVLKAYIEDDKNFTEISSLGCDPECAKTIIRMIDRSEYKRRQSPPGIKITQRAFGRDRRFPITNKYRGY; this is encoded by the coding sequence ATGAAATCACTCAGGATCGCGCTTGCACAGATTAACCCTACTGTCGGAGATCTTGGAGGGAATGTTGCGAAGATTCTTGCATATATAAAACTCGCACAGAAATCCGGCGCTGAAATAGTCGCATTCCCCGAACTGGCGGTAACAGGCTACCCTCCTGAAGACCTCCTTTTGAAAACACAGTTTATTGATGACAATCTTGATGCTCTGAAACTGATACAGAAAAATGTCGGCGAAATAACCGCGATTGTTGGGTTTGTCGACAGGAAAGACGACATCTATAACGCTGCAGCCGTCATCAGCAATAAAAAACTCATCGACGTGTACCACAAGATGTACCTGCCGAATTACGGGGTTTTTGATGAATACCGCTATTTTCAGGCCGGCACAAGAATTCCTGTCTACCAGATCGGGGATACATGTATTGGTATCAATATCTGCGAGGATATCTGGTACCCTGAAGGTCCTGCCCGGGTTCAGGCACTTGCCGGTGCCGAAGTAATCATCAACATCAATGCATCACCGTACCATATCGGCAAGGGGAAATTCAGGGAAGATATGCTGTCTACCAGGGCTTCCGACAATATCGTCATACTTGCCTATCTGAATACCGTGGGAGGTCAGGATGAGCTTGTCTTTGACGGACAGAGCATGATCCTGGACCAGAGCGGTGCAGTAATCGCGAGAGGAAAGCAATATGAAGAAGACCTTATCATTATGGACCTTGACCTCGAGGGGATCATGATGAGCAGGCTTCATAATCCCCGGAGAAGGCAGGAAGTCATCAAACTGGATACGCACGCATACGAAAAAATTGCCCTCTTGCCAAAAAAGCGACCGGGCGGCAGAAGGGCAAAGATTCGTCCCCGTCTGCCCGCCCCTTACCGCCCTGCCATGGAACCATCCGAAGAAATCTACCGGGCCCTTATCCTCGGCACATCTGATTATGTCAATAAAAACGGTTTTACAGGAGTCGTCATCGGCCTGAGCGGCGGGATCGATTCCGCGCTTGTTGCCTCTGTTGCAACAGATGCTCTCGGCAGGGAAAACGTGATGGGTCTTTTCATGCCCTCTCCGTATACTTCGCAGGAGAGCAGGGAAGATGTCTATGCGCTCTGCTCAAATCTGGGCATAAAGGTCATGGAAATGCCGATAGATACGATATTGCAGGACTACCTCACCTCCCTCCACACGCATTTCAGCGAAAATCCGGGAGATGTGACAGAGGAAAACCTCCAGGCAAGGATACGGGGGAACATCCTTATGGCCTTTTCAAACAGATTCGGATGGCTTGTCCTGACAACCGGCAATAAGTCAGAGATGAGCGTCGGGTATGCAACCCTTTATGGTGATATGGCGGGCGGTTTCGCAGTTATAAAAGACGTACCGAAAACCATGGTCTACGAACTGTGCAGATGGAAAAATTCCCATGCAGGCGAAACGGTGATTCCCGAAAGGATTTTTTCGAAGGAACCGTCTGCCGAGCTCAGGCCCGGACAGAAAGATACTGATACCCTTCCGCCCTATGCTGTGCTCGATCCTGTTCTGAAGGCATATATTGAAGATGACAAAAACTTTACGGAGATATCTTCACTCGGCTGCGACCCCGAATGCGCAAAAACCATTATCAGGATGATCGACCGGAGTGAGTACAAGAGAAGACAGTCCCCGCCGGGCATAAAAATAACCCAGCGGGCATTCGGAAGGGACAGAAGATTCCCGATAACAAACAAATACAGGGGGTATTAA
- a CDS encoding peptidase MA family metallohydrolase — MRSDEAEVFAEESLANLAREVLRVYPSVRKDLEETFHWKVDFRPKIFLVKDRETFRKITGSDLILAFAVADRNLIAFDTSRILTRPFTLETTLKHELCHLILHRHIEKVRLPRWLDEGVCQWSTGGIAEIMMEDGDRYLTKATISDRLIEMRALERFPMDEHSLILAYEESRSFMEYIVGEYGSSRLLMVLADMKEGHPVDEAVQKNLSHSLFEVENHWKAHLKRKHTWFLYVSNNLYAILFFLAALVTVYGFFRLMKKKRDYKDEEEDVQPTTNAKKHREKTEAQ; from the coding sequence GTGCGGTCGGACGAAGCAGAGGTCTTTGCCGAAGAGTCATTAGCAAACCTTGCCCGGGAGGTTCTCAGGGTTTACCCTTCTGTCAGAAAAGATCTTGAAGAGACCTTTCACTGGAAAGTGGATTTCCGGCCGAAGATATTTCTGGTGAAGGACAGGGAGACCTTCAGGAAAATAACCGGCAGCGATCTTATTCTTGCCTTTGCGGTAGCTGACAGGAACCTTATCGCGTTTGACACCTCACGAATTCTTACCAGGCCGTTTACTCTGGAAACGACCCTCAAACACGAACTCTGCCACCTGATTTTGCACCGCCATATCGAAAAAGTGCGGTTGCCGCGGTGGCTGGATGAAGGAGTCTGCCAGTGGTCGACCGGCGGGATTGCAGAGATTATGATGGAAGACGGAGACAGATATCTCACTAAGGCAACGATATCTGACAGGCTGATAGAGATGAGGGCACTGGAGAGGTTTCCCATGGATGAACATTCGCTCATCCTTGCATATGAGGAAAGCAGGAGTTTTATGGAATATATCGTCGGTGAATACGGATCATCACGGTTATTAATGGTTCTCGCAGATATGAAAGAAGGACATCCGGTGGATGAGGCAGTGCAGAAAAACCTTTCACACAGTCTGTTCGAAGTCGAAAACCACTGGAAGGCACATCTGAAAAGAAAGCATACCTGGTTTTTGTATGTCAGCAACAACCTCTATGCGATACTATTCTTCCTTGCAGCTCTGGTGACTGTATACGGGTTTTTCCGGCTCATGAAAAAGAAAAGGGACTATAAGGACGAAGAAGAGGATGTACAGCCAACGACAAATGCCAAAAAGCACAGAGAAAAAACCGAAGCGCAATGA
- a CDS encoding radical SAM protein gives MANSHLFDFFVQLHLTERCNLHCSHCYQTGMHVDEMSVEEIRGLIREVSATLHTWKELYGVEFTPSFNVTGGEPFLRNDLLDILSEIDFSGFDMYLLTNGILVNRKKAGALFYLGVKGVQVSIEGPEKIHDTIRGKRAFSRSLNGVRCLLDAGLNVTLNVTLSSLNAEYFVDMIELATGIGVHRIGFSRLVPYGRGAAMVHNTLERERVKELYGEIFTRDTGSLEIVTGDPLAAQVFPAHSNKDRGDLPLGGCAAGVSGITILPDGTLVPCRRMYIPVGNIRTDSFRTVWAESGVLEALRDRSRYKGKCGNCKNWAHCRGCRAIAYAFSRARDENDFLADDPQCFITQH, from the coding sequence ATGGCAAACAGTCATCTGTTTGACTTTTTTGTCCAGCTGCATCTGACCGAGAGGTGTAATCTTCACTGCAGTCACTGCTATCAGACCGGCATGCACGTGGATGAAATGTCCGTTGAAGAGATCCGGGGGCTGATCCGTGAAGTTTCAGCTACGCTTCATACCTGGAAGGAACTGTATGGCGTAGAGTTTACCCCGAGCTTCAATGTGACAGGGGGCGAACCCTTTCTCAGGAATGATCTCCTCGATATCCTGTCCGAAATAGATTTCAGCGGGTTCGACATGTACCTGCTGACAAATGGAATACTTGTCAACAGAAAAAAGGCCGGAGCCCTGTTTTATCTGGGTGTGAAGGGGGTACAGGTAAGCATTGAAGGTCCTGAAAAAATACATGACACAATACGGGGCAAGCGGGCGTTTTCGCGTTCTCTCAATGGGGTGAGATGTCTTCTTGATGCAGGGCTGAATGTTACACTGAATGTTACACTTTCATCCCTGAATGCGGAGTATTTCGTGGATATGATCGAGCTTGCGACAGGAATCGGTGTACACAGAATCGGTTTTTCAAGGCTCGTTCCGTATGGCAGGGGAGCCGCGATGGTGCACAATACCCTGGAACGTGAGAGGGTGAAGGAACTTTATGGAGAGATCTTCACTCGTGATACCGGTTCACTTGAGATTGTGACAGGAGACCCTCTCGCTGCGCAGGTATTTCCGGCACACAGCAATAAAGACAGAGGGGACCTTCCTCTCGGGGGATGTGCCGCCGGGGTATCAGGGATAACTATTCTGCCTGACGGTACACTTGTGCCCTGCAGACGAATGTATATCCCGGTCGGAAACATACGCACGGATTCCTTCAGAACGGTATGGGCGGAATCAGGTGTTCTGGAAGCTCTGCGGGACAGGAGCAGATATAAGGGGAAATGTGGCAACTGCAAGAACTGGGCACATTGCAGGGGATGCAGGGCAATTGCCTATGCCTTTTCAAGGGCACGGGATGAAAATGATTTCCTTGCCGATGATCCCCAGTGCTTTATCACACAGCATTGA
- a CDS encoding response regulator — protein sequence MGHKLLLADDSITIQKVVELILAEENFEIRSVNNGEEALAIIRSFKPDVVLADIEMPKMNGYQLCEKIKENPATSGIPVILLTGAFEPIDEELGKQVHADDFIVKPFESQELVNKIHAALSASEGVGVEIVSAPDEMEGIVEAEAVGFEEATLEEDLWAMEELPETADEFKGWPSEEGTEAGTEEFVELAEEAETISEADIAEEPAFTKKPAAAEFAVPVADVSVPSGDELKAVFEKAVHAKISSSLSSIDIKEVLLSSMMPIVKDSVEKILWEVAPDLAERMLKEMLKGSLESLTKEVEKVIWETVPDLAETLISKEIERIRSEF from the coding sequence TTGGGACATAAGCTATTGCTTGCAGACGACAGCATTACCATCCAGAAGGTTGTTGAACTCATTCTCGCTGAAGAGAATTTCGAGATAAGATCAGTGAATAACGGAGAAGAAGCGCTGGCTATTATTCGCTCATTCAAACCTGACGTGGTGCTTGCCGACATAGAAATGCCGAAAATGAACGGTTACCAGCTCTGTGAAAAGATCAAGGAAAATCCTGCTACGTCAGGAATCCCTGTGATACTTCTCACCGGAGCATTTGAGCCGATTGACGAAGAGCTCGGAAAACAGGTTCATGCAGACGATTTTATCGTAAAACCGTTCGAATCTCAGGAACTGGTAAACAAGATACACGCAGCTCTGTCCGCATCTGAAGGGGTCGGGGTAGAAATAGTCAGTGCTCCGGATGAGATGGAAGGAATCGTTGAGGCCGAGGCAGTCGGTTTTGAGGAAGCCACTCTCGAGGAAGACCTCTGGGCGATGGAAGAACTACCGGAAACTGCCGACGAATTCAAGGGCTGGCCTTCGGAAGAAGGTACGGAAGCAGGCACCGAAGAATTTGTCGAGTTGGCAGAAGAGGCTGAAACGATCTCTGAAGCAGATATTGCGGAAGAGCCGGCATTTACCAAAAAACCGGCAGCCGCAGAATTTGCGGTTCCGGTTGCAGACGTTTCCGTTCCATCAGGCGACGAGCTGAAGGCAGTATTCGAAAAAGCTGTTCATGCAAAGATATCTTCATCTTTATCCTCGATTGATATAAAAGAAGTTCTTCTTTCCTCAATGATGCCCATAGTGAAAGATTCTGTCGAAAAGATACTCTGGGAAGTTGCACCTGACCTTGCAGAACGTATGTTGAAAGAGATGCTGAAAGGTTCACTCGAATCCCTGACAAAAGAAGTTGAAAAAGTCATATGGGAAACCGTACCTGACCTCGCAGAGACGTTGATTTCGAAGGAAATAGAGAGGATAAGGTCAGAATTTTAG
- a CDS encoding phage holin family protein codes for MMYLFLRIMINALSIAVAVKVLDGIAFSGEWWKMIVIGAVFGIVNSFIKPIVTIFAFPLIILTLGLFTLVVNTLMLMITAKLSGPLNLGLQIYGFWPAFWGALIISIVSMLLSWVTGIKKVRYYRQ; via the coding sequence ATGATGTATCTGTTTCTGAGGATAATGATCAATGCCCTGTCGATAGCGGTTGCGGTGAAAGTTCTGGACGGCATTGCCTTTTCAGGAGAATGGTGGAAGATGATTGTCATCGGTGCAGTCTTCGGGATAGTAAATTCTTTTATAAAGCCGATTGTTACTATCTTTGCATTTCCCCTGATCATCCTGACGCTCGGGTTGTTTACGCTCGTTGTCAATACCCTCATGCTGATGATCACTGCAAAATTGTCCGGTCCCCTGAACCTCGGACTTCAGATATACGGATTCTGGCCTGCCTTCTGGGGAGCCCTGATTATCAGCATTGTCAGTATGCTGCTCTCCTGGGTAACAGGCATCAAGAAAGTAAGGTATTACCGGCAGTAG
- the rsmI gene encoding 16S rRNA (cytidine(1402)-2'-O)-methyltransferase, translating into MKGTLYIVSTPIGNLEDITLRALRILKEADLIAAEDTRHSLKLLRHYGIAKQLTSYWGEREKTKSEEIIRILLAGKSVALISDSGTPGISDPGTVLIAKAIGEGIPVVAIPGPSAFLAALSLSGLPADEFTFVGFLPSKKTERLKALEDLKLEKRTLIFYEAPHRITDTLADMTGFFAGRKAVLVKEITKFHEHVFRGLLTDISAELHEATIAGEFVIILEGNTEKYPLSSDDALAEIRALMKKGMGRKEAVKKVAEAYGMRRKELYDRSLL; encoded by the coding sequence GTGAAAGGCACCCTCTACATCGTCTCTACGCCGATAGGGAATCTTGAAGACATTACCCTGAGGGCGCTGCGGATTCTGAAGGAAGCTGATCTGATAGCTGCTGAAGACACACGGCATTCCCTCAAACTCCTCAGGCATTATGGCATAGCAAAGCAGTTGACAAGTTACTGGGGCGAAAGGGAAAAGACAAAATCAGAAGAGATCATAAGGATTCTTCTCGCCGGAAAATCTGTTGCCCTCATCTCAGATTCCGGAACACCGGGAATATCAGACCCCGGGACTGTCCTGATCGCGAAAGCTATTGGCGAAGGCATACCCGTTGTCGCAATACCCGGTCCCTCAGCGTTCCTTGCAGCATTATCATTATCCGGTCTGCCTGCTGACGAGTTCACATTCGTCGGGTTCCTTCCGTCAAAAAAGACGGAACGCCTTAAGGCTCTGGAAGATCTGAAACTTGAGAAAAGAACACTTATTTTCTATGAGGCGCCGCACAGGATAACTGATACTCTTGCGGACATGACCGGGTTTTTTGCCGGAAGAAAAGCGGTGCTGGTGAAAGAAATCACCAAATTCCACGAACACGTGTTCAGGGGTTTGCTGACTGACATAAGCGCAGAACTGCACGAAGCCACAATAGCGGGGGAATTTGTGATCATTCTTGAAGGAAACACAGAAAAATATCCCTTGTCTTCAGACGATGCGCTCGCTGAAATCCGCGCACTTATGAAGAAAGGTATGGGGAGAAAGGAAGCCGTCAAAAAGGTCGCGGAGGCTTACGGAATGCGCAGGAAGGAGCTTTATGACAGGAGCCTGCTATGA
- the argS gene encoding arginine--tRNA ligase, with amino-acid sequence MKKDITGIVEKALEALGVGIIPPVEVEVPPQETMGDLATPVAMTLSKVLKKPPRKIAEDMVNAMETGGVFEKIDIAGPGFLNFTFSKQYLSGEVKKLLELQGRFLRSDIGKGKKVQIEFVSANPTGPLHLGHGRGGATGEALANLLGAAGFRVEREYYVNDAGKQVRLLGLSVFARYQQVLGIEYAFPEEGYKGEYVEDIAKELINDYGNRFLQASFEEAAEIFIDFSYKKILSSIENDLRSFGITFDVWQSERELFASGEVEKSIEDLRLRGLVYEKDGATWFRAADFGDEKDRVIIKQDGEYTYFTSDIAYHRKKIEKRFDELINIWGADHHGYIPRVHAVIEALGYPKEKLRVLFVQMVSLLRGGKPVQMSKRAGEFVTLSEVIEEVGADTTKFIFLTRRPDSHLDFDLEVAKVQSSENPVFYVQYANARINSIFAHANETGADTDSLHNADLSLLTAQEESRIVKKILMYPIVFEGAVLSHEPHRITYYLQELSGMFHPFYNKYRIVGDEPELTRARLALCEAVRIVLMEGLGILGISAPHKM; translated from the coding sequence ATGAAAAAAGACATCACAGGAATTGTTGAAAAAGCTCTTGAGGCACTTGGTGTAGGAATAATTCCGCCTGTGGAAGTAGAGGTTCCCCCGCAGGAAACGATGGGAGACCTTGCGACTCCGGTGGCAATGACTCTTTCAAAGGTACTGAAAAAGCCACCGAGAAAAATCGCGGAAGACATGGTCAACGCTATGGAAACCGGTGGAGTCTTCGAAAAGATCGATATTGCAGGGCCGGGATTTCTGAACTTCACGTTCTCGAAACAGTATCTCTCCGGTGAGGTGAAAAAGCTGCTCGAATTGCAGGGCAGGTTTCTCCGGAGTGACATCGGCAAAGGGAAGAAGGTCCAGATTGAATTTGTCAGTGCGAACCCGACAGGTCCCCTGCATCTCGGCCATGGAAGAGGCGGGGCAACAGGGGAGGCGCTTGCAAACCTTTTGGGCGCCGCAGGGTTCAGGGTTGAACGCGAATACTACGTCAATGATGCCGGCAAGCAGGTGAGACTGCTCGGACTTTCTGTCTTTGCCCGGTATCAGCAGGTTCTCGGCATCGAGTATGCCTTCCCGGAGGAAGGATATAAAGGCGAATATGTCGAAGATATTGCAAAAGAGCTTATCAATGATTACGGCAACAGGTTCCTTCAGGCCAGTTTTGAAGAGGCAGCGGAGATCTTCATAGATTTTTCGTACAAGAAAATACTTTCCTCGATAGAGAATGATCTTCGGTCGTTTGGCATCACCTTTGATGTCTGGCAAAGTGAGAGAGAGCTTTTTGCCAGCGGTGAAGTGGAAAAGTCGATTGAAGACCTGAGATTACGGGGGTTGGTCTATGAAAAGGATGGGGCGACCTGGTTCAGGGCAGCCGATTTCGGTGATGAAAAGGACAGGGTTATCATCAAACAGGACGGGGAATATACCTATTTTACGTCTGATATCGCATACCACAGAAAAAAGATAGAAAAGAGATTCGATGAATTGATCAATATTTGGGGTGCCGACCACCACGGATACATTCCCAGGGTACACGCGGTAATCGAAGCGCTGGGATATCCGAAGGAAAAACTGAGGGTTCTGTTCGTGCAGATGGTATCATTGCTGAGGGGGGGAAAGCCCGTGCAGATGTCAAAGCGGGCAGGAGAATTCGTGACGCTCAGTGAGGTTATTGAGGAGGTCGGCGCTGATACCACGAAATTCATCTTCCTTACCAGGAGACCCGACAGCCATCTGGACTTTGATCTGGAAGTCGCAAAGGTGCAGTCATCCGAGAATCCCGTATTTTATGTCCAGTATGCGAATGCCCGGATCAACAGCATATTTGCCCATGCCAATGAGACGGGAGCGGATACGGATTCCCTCCATAACGCTGATCTGTCCCTCCTGACCGCTCAGGAAGAGAGCAGGATTGTCAAGAAAATCCTGATGTATCCGATTGTCTTTGAGGGTGCTGTGCTCTCGCATGAACCGCACAGAATCACCTATTATCTCCAGGAACTGTCCGGCATGTTCCACCCCTTTTACAACAAATACAGGATCGTGGGTGACGAACCAGAACTGACCAGGGCACGGCTTGCCCTGTGCGAGGCTGTTCGGATCGTCCTCATGGAGGGCCTTGGCATACTCGGCATAAGCGCGCCCCACAAGATGTGA
- a CDS encoding PilZ domain-containing protein, whose amino-acid sequence MIREKRTHYRLRIVLPLLYRNSRHDGTVKKALTCDISDSGLSFYSSSPQKKGTKLQITLMNIFAAPKDCTVIWQEKKDSRTYRVGVHFQKNKVQSYLQR is encoded by the coding sequence ATGATCAGGGAAAAGAGAACACACTACAGACTGCGGATAGTGCTGCCGCTTTTATACCGCAATTCCCGTCATGACGGAACTGTAAAAAAGGCTCTTACCTGCGACATCAGCGACTCAGGGCTTTCGTTTTACTCGAGTTCTCCCCAAAAAAAGGGAACAAAACTGCAAATAACGCTTATGAATATCTTTGCTGCTCCCAAAGACTGCACGGTCATCTGGCAGGAAAAAAAAGACAGCAGGACATACAGAGTTGGCGTGCATTTTCAGAAAAACAAAGTGCAATCTTACCTCCAGCGATAA